A single window of Zea mays cultivar B73 chromosome 10, Zm-B73-REFERENCE-NAM-5.0, whole genome shotgun sequence DNA harbors:
- the LOC100194050 gene encoding uncharacterized protein isoform X1 has product MACCSAVLHHPLGFSLTPCSASRAPPRIQRVGVATPSAASARPLSRARISPRCTYSGGASAAPGPGELPAAALRRVLEMPGAHQAPACYDALSARLVERAEFRACFTSGFSISAARLGLPDVGLISYGEMIDQGRLMTEAVSIPVIGDADNGYGNCMNVKRTVKGFINAGFAGIILEDQACGHTQGRKVVSREEAIMHIKAAVDARNESGSDIVIVARTDSRQAVSLNEALWRVRAFADAGADVLFIDALASREEMKAFCAIAPGVPKMANMLEGGGKTPILSPVELEEIGYKIIAYPLSLIGVSMRAMEDALIAIRGGRIPPPSSLPTFEEIKNTLGFNHYYEEDKRYAVTPAQPLYGTGYDNYTSEPNSPGDSRSRAKKTQEPVIDILPQLYDIGSSDSRGPSTGMWSRTLRLKITGRDGIQKIDARIPAGFLEGMTRIIPGLAGANIMERLRNAPVDTDNPQNGQILLDFEDAMGDRIQVFIA; this is encoded by the exons ATGGCGTGCTGCTCCGCCGTCCTGCACCATCCGCTGGGCTTCTCACTCACCCCGTGCTCCGCCTCCCGAGCCCCACCGCGCATCCAGCGCGTGGGCGTGGCAACTCCCTCGGCCGCCTCCGCCCGCCCTCTTTCTCGCGCCAGGATCTCACCGCGCTGCACCTACTCCGGTGGCGCCAGCGCTGCCCCTGGTCCTGGGGAGctacccgcggcggcgctccgacGGGTCCTTGAGATGCCGGGTGCGCACCAGGCGCCCGCCTGCTACGACGCGCTGAGCGCACGCCTCGTCGAGCGCGCCGAGTTCAGGGCCTGCTTCACGAGCG GTTTCTCAATCTCTGCCGCACGGCTTGGATTACCAGATGTTGGTCTCATCTCGTACGGGGAAATGATCGATCAGGGGCGTCTGATGACTGAAGCAGTTTCAATCCCTGTGATCGGTGATGCGGATAATGGTTACGGAAACTGTATGAATGTTAAGAGGACAGTGAAAGGATTTATTAATGCTGGTTTTGCTGGAATTATTCTTGAAGATCAG GCATGTGGACACACACAAGGAAGGAAGGTTGTCTCAAGGGAGGAAGCAATTATGCACATAAAAGCTGCTGTTGATGCCAGGAATGAGAGTGGCTCTGATATTGTTATTGTGGCAAGGACAGATTCTCGTCAAGCTGTGTCTCTTAATGAAGCATTATGGAGAGTACGGGCCTTTGCTGATGCTGGAGCAGATGTTCTATTCATTGATGCCCTCGCCTCAAGGGAAGAAATGAAGGCATTTTGCGCTATCGCGCCTGGAGTTCCAAAAATG GCCAACATGTTAGAAGGTGGTGGTAAAACTCCTATACTGAGCCCTGTTGAACTGGAAGAAATAGGTTATAAAATCATAGCCTATCCATTATCTCTAATTGGTGTATCGATGCGTGCAATGGAG GATGCTCTTATTGCTATAAGGGGTGGTCGCATACCTCCTCCAAGCAGCTTGCCAACATTTGAGGAGATCAAGAATACTCTTGGCTTCAACCACTATTACGAAGAAGACAAACGATATGCGGTGACACCAGCCCAACCATTGTACGGGACTG GCTATGATAATTATACAAGTGAACCGAACAGTCCGGGAGATTCCAGGTCCAGGGCTAAAAAAACACAAGAACCTGTTATTGACATATTGCCTCAGCTCTATGATATTGGTTCCAGTGACAGCAGAGGACCTTCAACTGGAATGTGGTCTCGAACTCTTCGACTAAAGATTACAGGAAGAGATGGGATCCAGAAAATCGATGCCAGGATACCT GCTGGGTTCTTAGAAGGGATGACAAGAATTATTCCAG GCTTGGCTGGAGCTAATATTATGGAAAGGCTTCGGAATGCTCCTGTTGATACAGACAACCCCCAGAATGGTCAAATACTGCTTGATTTTGAGGACGCCATGGGAGATAGGATCCAGGTGTTTATTGCATGA
- the LOC100194050 gene encoding uncharacterized protein LOC100194050 produces the protein MACCSAVLHHPLGFSLTPCSASRAPPRIQRVGVATPSAASARPLSRARISPRCTYSGGASAAPGPGELPAAALRRVLEMPGAHQAPACYDALSARLVERAEFRACFTSGFSISAARLGLPDVGLISYGEMIDQGRLMTEAVSIPVIGDADNGYGNCMNVKRTVKGFINAGFAGIILEDQVSPKACGHTQGRKVVSREEAIMHIKAAVDARNESGSDIVIVARTDSRQAVSLNEALWRVRAFADAGADVLFIDALASREEMKAFCAIAPGVPKMANMLEGGGKTPILSPVELEEIGYKIIAYPLSLIGVSMRAMEDALIAIRGGRIPPPSSLPTFEEIKNTLGFNHYYEEDKRYAVTPAQPLYGTGYDNYTSEPNSPGDSRSRAKKTQEPVIDILPQLYDIGSSDSRGPSTGMWSRTLRLKITGRDGIQKIDARIPAGFLEGMTRIIPGLAGANIMERLRNAPVDTDNPQNGQILLDFEDAMGDRIQVFIA, from the exons ATGGCGTGCTGCTCCGCCGTCCTGCACCATCCGCTGGGCTTCTCACTCACCCCGTGCTCCGCCTCCCGAGCCCCACCGCGCATCCAGCGCGTGGGCGTGGCAACTCCCTCGGCCGCCTCCGCCCGCCCTCTTTCTCGCGCCAGGATCTCACCGCGCTGCACCTACTCCGGTGGCGCCAGCGCTGCCCCTGGTCCTGGGGAGctacccgcggcggcgctccgacGGGTCCTTGAGATGCCGGGTGCGCACCAGGCGCCCGCCTGCTACGACGCGCTGAGCGCACGCCTCGTCGAGCGCGCCGAGTTCAGGGCCTGCTTCACGAGCG GTTTCTCAATCTCTGCCGCACGGCTTGGATTACCAGATGTTGGTCTCATCTCGTACGGGGAAATGATCGATCAGGGGCGTCTGATGACTGAAGCAGTTTCAATCCCTGTGATCGGTGATGCGGATAATGGTTACGGAAACTGTATGAATGTTAAGAGGACAGTGAAAGGATTTATTAATGCTGGTTTTGCTGGAATTATTCTTGAAGATCAG gtgtcaccaaagGCATGTGGACACACACAAGGAAGGAAGGTTGTCTCAAGGGAGGAAGCAATTATGCACATAAAAGCTGCTGTTGATGCCAGGAATGAGAGTGGCTCTGATATTGTTATTGTGGCAAGGACAGATTCTCGTCAAGCTGTGTCTCTTAATGAAGCATTATGGAGAGTACGGGCCTTTGCTGATGCTGGAGCAGATGTTCTATTCATTGATGCCCTCGCCTCAAGGGAAGAAATGAAGGCATTTTGCGCTATCGCGCCTGGAGTTCCAAAAATG GCCAACATGTTAGAAGGTGGTGGTAAAACTCCTATACTGAGCCCTGTTGAACTGGAAGAAATAGGTTATAAAATCATAGCCTATCCATTATCTCTAATTGGTGTATCGATGCGTGCAATGGAG GATGCTCTTATTGCTATAAGGGGTGGTCGCATACCTCCTCCAAGCAGCTTGCCAACATTTGAGGAGATCAAGAATACTCTTGGCTTCAACCACTATTACGAAGAAGACAAACGATATGCGGTGACACCAGCCCAACCATTGTACGGGACTG GCTATGATAATTATACAAGTGAACCGAACAGTCCGGGAGATTCCAGGTCCAGGGCTAAAAAAACACAAGAACCTGTTATTGACATATTGCCTCAGCTCTATGATATTGGTTCCAGTGACAGCAGAGGACCTTCAACTGGAATGTGGTCTCGAACTCTTCGACTAAAGATTACAGGAAGAGATGGGATCCAGAAAATCGATGCCAGGATACCT GCTGGGTTCTTAGAAGGGATGACAAGAATTATTCCAG GCTTGGCTGGAGCTAATATTATGGAAAGGCTTCGGAATGCTCCTGTTGATACAGACAACCCCCAGAATGGTCAAATACTGCTTGATTTTGAGGACGCCATGGGAGATAGGATCCAGGTGTTTATTGCATGA